The proteins below are encoded in one region of Apium graveolens cultivar Ventura chromosome 4, ASM990537v1, whole genome shotgun sequence:
- the LOC141716680 gene encoding 26S proteasome non-ATPase regulatory subunit 11 homolog isoform X1 yields the protein MASYLPATNESLVQATEAKAAPEAIAILYRVLDDPSSTSEALRIKEQAVSSLSDLLREQSRAEELQNLLTQLRPFFSKIPKAKTAKIIPGIFDTVAKIPGTSDLQVSLCKEIVEWTRAEKRTFLCQRIKAMLAALLMESKEYSEALNLLSGLIKEVRRLDDKLVLVEIDLLESKLHFSLRNLPKAKAALTAARIDANTIYVPPAQQGVIDLQSGILHAEEKDYKTAYNYFFELCRFVH from the exons ATGGCATCATATCTCCCGGCAACCAATGAATCCTTGGTTCAAGCTACAGAAGCCAAAGCTGCACCTGAAGCCATTGCGATTCTCTACCGCGTACTTGATGACCCTTCATCAACTTCTGAAGCTCTAAGAATCAAAGAACAGGCAGTTTCTAGTCTTTCAGATCTTCTTAGAGAACAAAGTAGGGCAGAAGAACTACAGAACCTTCTCACTCAGTTGAGGCCATTCTTTTCCAAGATCCCCAAGGCCAAAACTGCCAAAATTATTCCTGGAATTTTTGATACTGTAGCTAAAATACCTGGAACTTCTGATCTTCAGGTCTCCCTTTGTAAAGAAATAGTTGAGTGGACCCGTGCTGAGAAGCGTACGTTCCTTTGTCAACGGATTAAGGCAATGCTTGCAGCTCTTTTGATGGAAAGCAAGGAGTATTCGGAGGCACTAAACCTTCTCTCAGGTCTGATCAAAGAGGTAAGAAGGTTGGATGACAAACTAGTGCTCGTGGAGATAGACCTGTTGGAGAGTAAACTCCATTTCTCTTTGAGAAACCTTCCCAAAGCAAAGGCTGCTCTTACAGCTGCAAGAATAGATGCCAATACGATTTATGTGCCACCAGCTCAACAAGGAGTTATAGATTTGCAAAGCGGGATCCTTCATGCAGAAGAGAAGGACTATAAAACTGCCTACAACTATTTCTTTGAG TTATGCAGGTTTGTGCATTGA
- the LOC141716680 gene encoding 26S proteasome non-ATPase regulatory subunit 11 homolog isoform X2: MASYLPATNESLVQATEAKAAPEAIAILYRVLDDPSSTSEALRIKEQAVSSLSDLLREQSRAEELQNLLTQLRPFFSKIPKAKTAKIIPGIFDTVAKIPGTSDLQVSLCKEIVEWTRAEKRTFLCQRIKAMLAALLMESKEYSEALNLLSGLIKEVRRLDDKLVLVEIDLLESKLHFSLRNLPKAKAALTAARIDANTIYVPPAQQGVIDLQSGILHAEEKDYKTAYNYFFE; encoded by the exons ATGGCATCATATCTCCCGGCAACCAATGAATCCTTGGTTCAAGCTACAGAAGCCAAAGCTGCACCTGAAGCCATTGCGATTCTCTACCGCGTACTTGATGACCCTTCATCAACTTCTGAAGCTCTAAGAATCAAAGAACAGGCAGTTTCTAGTCTTTCAGATCTTCTTAGAGAACAAAGTAGGGCAGAAGAACTACAGAACCTTCTCACTCAGTTGAGGCCATTCTTTTCCAAGATCCCCAAGGCCAAAACTGCCAAAATTATTCCTGGAATTTTTGATACTGTAGCTAAAATACCTGGAACTTCTGATCTTCAGGTCTCCCTTTGTAAAGAAATAGTTGAGTGGACCCGTGCTGAGAAGCGTACGTTCCTTTGTCAACGGATTAAGGCAATGCTTGCAGCTCTTTTGATGGAAAGCAAGGAGTATTCGGAGGCACTAAACCTTCTCTCAGGTCTGATCAAAGAGGTAAGAAGGTTGGATGACAAACTAGTGCTCGTGGAGATAGACCTGTTGGAGAGTAAACTCCATTTCTCTTTGAGAAACCTTCCCAAAGCAAAGGCTGCTCTTACAGCTGCAAGAATAGATGCCAATACGATTTATGTGCCACCAGCTCAACAAGGAGTTATAGATTTGCAAAGCGGGATCCTTCATGCAGAAGAGAAGGACTATAAAACTGCCTACAACTATTTCTTTGAG TAG